The following are encoded together in the Halomonas halophila genome:
- the narH gene encoding nitrate reductase subunit beta, producing the protein MKIRSQVGMVLNLDKCIGCHTCSVTCKNVWTSREGVEYAWFNNVETKPGIGYPKEWENQHKWNGGWLRRQDGRIEPRIGGKWRVLANIFANPDLPEIDDYYEPFTFDYQHLHTALPGDHQPTARPRSLISGQRMNKVEWGPNWEELLGTEFAKRRRDANFEQVQADIYGQFENTFMMYLPRLCEHCLNPTCVASCPSGAIYKREEDGIVLIDQDKCRGWRMCISGCPYKKIYYNWKSGKSEKCIFCYPRIEAGQPTICSETCVGRIRYLGVLLYDADRIEEVAGAADERDLYHRQREIFLDPNDPEVIAQARRDGVADSVITAAQQSPVYKLAMEWGLALPLHPEYRTLPMVWYVPPLSPIQSAAEAGQVEYDGVLPKIESLRIPVKYLANLLTAGEEAPVVLALKRLMAMRLYMRGKHVDGAADAAVLEEVELSEAQVEEMYRYLAIANYEDRFVIPTAHREMAVDAFPERGGCGFSFGDGCHGGDSEASLFGGRKQTTTLVQPVEVFDPHGGSAEEARHD; encoded by the coding sequence ATGAAGATTCGTTCCCAGGTCGGGATGGTCCTGAACCTCGACAAGTGCATCGGCTGCCACACCTGCTCGGTGACCTGCAAGAACGTCTGGACCAGCCGCGAGGGCGTCGAGTACGCCTGGTTCAACAACGTCGAGACCAAGCCCGGCATCGGCTATCCCAAGGAGTGGGAGAACCAGCACAAGTGGAACGGCGGCTGGCTGCGTCGCCAGGACGGCCGCATCGAGCCGCGCATCGGCGGCAAGTGGCGGGTGCTGGCGAACATCTTCGCCAACCCCGACCTGCCGGAGATCGACGACTACTACGAGCCGTTCACCTTCGACTACCAGCACCTGCACACCGCCCTGCCGGGCGATCACCAGCCCACCGCCCGGCCGCGCTCGCTGATCTCCGGGCAGCGCATGAACAAGGTCGAGTGGGGGCCGAACTGGGAGGAACTGCTCGGCACCGAGTTCGCCAAGCGACGCCGCGACGCCAACTTCGAGCAGGTGCAGGCCGATATCTACGGCCAGTTCGAGAACACCTTCATGATGTACCTGCCGCGGCTGTGCGAGCACTGCCTGAACCCCACCTGCGTGGCGTCCTGCCCCAGTGGGGCGATCTACAAGCGCGAGGAAGACGGCATCGTGCTGATCGACCAGGACAAGTGCCGCGGCTGGCGGATGTGCATCTCCGGCTGCCCCTACAAGAAGATCTATTACAACTGGAAGAGCGGAAAGTCCGAGAAGTGCATCTTCTGCTACCCGCGCATCGAGGCCGGCCAGCCGACGATCTGCTCCGAAACCTGCGTGGGCCGCATCCGCTACCTGGGCGTGCTGCTCTACGACGCCGACCGCATCGAGGAGGTGGCCGGTGCCGCGGATGAGCGCGACCTCTACCATCGCCAGCGCGAGATCTTCCTCGACCCGAATGACCCTGAGGTGATCGCCCAGGCCCGCCGCGACGGCGTCGCCGATAGCGTGATCACCGCGGCCCAGCAGAGCCCGGTCTACAAGCTGGCCATGGAATGGGGCCTGGCGCTGCCGCTGCACCCGGAGTATCGCACCCTGCCCATGGTCTGGTACGTGCCGCCGCTGTCGCCGATCCAGTCCGCCGCCGAGGCGGGTCAGGTGGAATACGACGGCGTGCTGCCGAAGATCGAGTCGCTGCGCATCCCGGTGAAGTACCTGGCCAACCTGCTCACCGCCGGCGAGGAGGCGCCCGTGGTGCTGGCCCTCAAGCGGCTGATGGCGATGCGCCTCTACATGCGCGGCAAGCACGTGGACGGCGCGGCCGACGCCGCGGTGCTCGAAGAGGTCGAACTCAGCGAGGCCCAGGTCGAGGAGATGTATCGCTACCTCGCCATCGCCAACTACGAGGATCGTTTCGTGATCCCCACCGCCCATCGGGAGATGGCCGTCGACGCCTTCCCCGAGCGAGGCGGCTGCGGCTTCAGCTTCGGCGACGGCTGCCACGGCGGCGACAGCGAAGCCAGCCTGTTCGGCGGTCGCAAGCAGACCACCACCCTGGTCCAGCCCGTCGAGGTCTTCGACCCGCATGGCGGCAGCGCCGAGGAGGCCCGTCATGACTGA
- the narJ gene encoding nitrate reductase molybdenum cofactor assembly chaperone: MTDAARVQPEPADDMLSLRVLARLLDYPDRELQAAVGEMNAILDAERRLPGNLRTALMDWCRRLAAADLLDLQAEYVALFDRGRATSLLLFEHVHGESRDRGQAMVDLLAEYRAAGFELDARELPDHLPLFLEYLSTRPEAEIGRWLGEVRHILARLTARLEEREADHALAILALLALIGAEDDVNAHREPVSQEARDDTPEALDAVWEEEAVRFSAGSDQDCALQSAEGRRLAERKKATHDEAVRILEPGAPRQQGESS, encoded by the coding sequence ATGACTGATGCCGCCCGCGTCCAGCCCGAACCGGCGGATGACATGCTGAGCCTGCGGGTGCTGGCCCGGCTGCTGGATTACCCCGATCGTGAGCTCCAGGCCGCCGTCGGGGAGATGAACGCGATCCTCGACGCCGAGCGGCGGCTGCCGGGCAATCTGCGCACCGCCCTGATGGACTGGTGCCGACGCCTGGCCGCGGCCGATCTGCTGGACCTGCAGGCCGAATACGTGGCGCTGTTCGACCGTGGCCGGGCCACCTCGCTGCTGCTCTTCGAGCACGTCCACGGCGAGTCCCGCGACCGCGGCCAGGCCATGGTCGACCTGCTGGCCGAGTATCGCGCCGCCGGCTTCGAGCTCGACGCCCGGGAGCTGCCCGATCACCTGCCGCTGTTCCTGGAGTATCTCTCCACCCGGCCCGAGGCCGAGATCGGCCGCTGGCTAGGCGAGGTCCGCCACATCCTGGCCAGGCTCACCGCACGCCTCGAGGAGCGTGAGGCCGATCACGCCCTGGCGATACTGGCCCTGCTGGCGCTGATCGGCGCCGAGGACGACGTGAACGCGCATCGCGAGCCGGTGAGTCAGGAGGCGCGGGACGATACCCCCGAGGCCCTGGACGCCGTCTGGGAAGAGGAGGCGGTGCGCTTCTCCGCCGGCTCCGACCAGGACTGCGCCCTGCAGTCCGCCGAGGGTCGGCGGCTGGCCGAACGCAAGAAGGCGACGCACGACGAGGCGGTCCGGATCCTCGAGCCCGGCGCCCCGAGGCAACAAGGAGAATCGTCATGA
- the narI gene encoding respiratory nitrate reductase subunit gamma, with amino-acid sequence MSYVHTLLFGLYPYLAGSVFLIGSLLRFDHGQYTWKTGSSQMLSSRNMRLASNLFHVGILVIFFGHLVGLLTPHWVYAPFMSAGTKQLVAIVVGGIAGVMCLIGGAMLAWRRLTNARVKASSGPMDTVIILLLVLQVSLGLATIIPALGHLDGGVMLRLASWAQAIVFFQGGAAEHLVGIGLIYQLHILVGLTIVLVFPFTRLVHVWSAPLGYLMRRYQIVRRRA; translated from the coding sequence ATGAGCTATGTCCACACCCTGCTGTTCGGGCTCTATCCCTATCTCGCCGGCAGCGTCTTCCTGATCGGCAGCCTGCTGCGCTTCGACCACGGCCAGTACACCTGGAAGACCGGCTCCAGCCAGATGCTCAGCTCAAGGAACATGCGCCTGGCCAGCAACCTCTTCCACGTCGGCATCCTGGTGATCTTCTTCGGCCATCTGGTGGGCCTGCTGACGCCGCACTGGGTCTATGCCCCCTTCATGAGCGCCGGCACCAAGCAGCTGGTGGCCATCGTGGTGGGCGGCATCGCCGGCGTGATGTGCCTGATCGGCGGTGCCATGCTGGCCTGGCGCCGCCTGACCAACGCCCGGGTCAAGGCCTCGTCGGGCCCGATGGACACCGTCATCATCCTGCTGCTGGTACTGCAGGTGTCGCTGGGCCTCGCGACCATCATCCCGGCGCTGGGCCACCTGGACGGCGGCGTGATGCTCCGGCTCGCCAGCTGGGCCCAGGCCATCGTGTTCTTCCAGGGCGGCGCCGCCGAGCATCTCGTCGGCATCGGCCTGATCTACCAGCTGCACATCCTGGTGGGGCTGACCATCGTGCTGGTCTTCCCCTTCACCCGCCTGGTGCACGTCTGGAGCGCGCCGCTGGGCTATCTGATGCGGCGCTACCAGATCGTGCGCCGTCGGGCCTGA
- a CDS encoding peptidylprolyl isomerase: MQKIDIETVPGGATPPPIRVGEASIDHAAIAREMQYHPADSAGDARGRAARALVVRELLRQRAGQLGLAVEEDADIEAAIAALLERELDVPEPGEEDCRRFHGAHPERFSEPTRLRVRHVLLAAAPDDAERRDGGYRRGQALLEQLREAPQRFTELAQRHSDCPSKEQGGELGWLVPGQTVPELDRALRHLPVGLHGRPLASRYGWHLVCIDERQEGRALPYDEVAERVRHSLRERATRRALRHYLLALEAEVGVEGIALDDDAAGSLMQ; the protein is encoded by the coding sequence ATGCAGAAGATCGATATCGAGACCGTACCGGGCGGCGCGACGCCGCCCCCGATCCGGGTCGGCGAGGCATCCATCGACCATGCCGCGATCGCCCGCGAGATGCAGTACCACCCGGCGGACAGCGCCGGCGACGCCCGGGGCCGGGCGGCCCGCGCCCTGGTGGTGCGCGAGCTGCTGCGCCAGCGCGCGGGGCAGCTGGGGCTGGCGGTGGAGGAGGACGCGGACATCGAGGCCGCCATCGCCGCGTTGCTGGAGCGCGAACTGGACGTCCCCGAGCCCGGCGAGGAGGACTGCCGGCGCTTCCACGGTGCCCACCCCGAGCGCTTCAGCGAGCCGACCCGGCTGCGGGTGCGCCACGTGCTGCTGGCGGCGGCGCCGGACGACGCCGAGCGCCGGGACGGCGGCTATCGACGCGGACAGGCGCTCCTCGAGCAGCTACGAGAGGCGCCGCAGCGCTTCACCGAGCTGGCCCAGCGGCATTCGGATTGCCCCTCGAAGGAGCAGGGCGGCGAGCTGGGTTGGCTGGTGCCCGGCCAGACGGTGCCCGAGCTGGACCGCGCCCTGCGGCATCTGCCGGTCGGGCTCCACGGCCGGCCGCTGGCCTCCCGCTACGGCTGGCACCTGGTGTGCATCGACGAGCGGCAGGAGGGCCGGGCGCTGCCCTACGACGAGGTCGCCGAGCGGGTCCGGCACAGCCTGCGCGAGCGCGCCACCCGCCGCGCACTGCGCCACTACCTGCTGGCGCTGGAGGCAGAGGTCGGCGTGGAGGGGATCGCGCTGGACGACGATGCCGCGGGCAGCCTGATGCAGTGA
- the hglS gene encoding 2-oxoadipate dioxygenase/decarboxylase HglS: MTATATDVVSADEIRDRFSRAMSAMYQAEVPQYETLLTLVDEVNRETLARDAALAERLEAFDELNRLGVERHGAIRVGSAEELSMLRRLFAVMGMYPVGYYDLAEAGVPVHSTAFRPVDDAALARNPFRLFTSLLRLELIESEALRERAAAILAERDIFTREARELIALAEDQGGLTDEQADRFVTAALETFRWHRDATVDLDTYEALNAEHRLIADVVCFRGPHINHLTPRTLDIDEVQRRMPAAGMNPKAVIEGPPRRDCPILLRQTSFKALEEPIRFAGDRQGTHTARFGEIEQRGVALTAEGRALYDRLLAASKEGTAGLAHEAHQQALAEAFADFPDDEAELRRRGLAFFEYRLTDAGRASGPVDASDPEALIARGLVVARPITYEDFLPVSAAGIFQSNLGDGGGEAYAGHANRAAFEADLGAAVTDELSLYAERERASLAAVREALAG, from the coding sequence ATGACCGCCACCGCCACGGACGTCGTCTCCGCCGACGAGATCCGCGACCGCTTCTCCCGGGCCATGTCGGCCATGTACCAGGCCGAGGTGCCGCAGTACGAGACCCTGCTCACGCTGGTCGACGAGGTGAACCGCGAGACCCTGGCGCGCGATGCCGCCCTGGCCGAGCGGCTCGAGGCCTTCGATGAGCTGAACCGTCTCGGCGTCGAGCGCCACGGCGCCATCCGCGTCGGCAGTGCCGAGGAACTTTCCATGCTGCGCCGGCTGTTCGCGGTGATGGGCATGTATCCGGTGGGCTACTACGACCTCGCCGAGGCCGGCGTGCCGGTGCACTCCACCGCCTTCCGCCCGGTCGACGACGCGGCGCTGGCGCGCAACCCCTTCCGCCTCTTCACCTCGCTGCTGCGCCTGGAGCTGATCGAGAGCGAGGCGCTGCGCGAGCGGGCCGCGGCGATCCTGGCCGAGCGCGACATCTTCACCCGCGAGGCCCGGGAGCTGATCGCCCTGGCCGAGGACCAGGGCGGGCTCACCGACGAGCAGGCCGATCGCTTCGTCACCGCGGCGCTGGAGACCTTCCGCTGGCACCGCGACGCCACCGTGGACCTCGACACCTACGAGGCGCTGAACGCCGAGCATCGCCTGATCGCCGACGTGGTCTGCTTCCGTGGGCCGCACATCAACCATCTGACGCCGCGCACCCTGGACATCGACGAGGTCCAGCGGCGCATGCCGGCGGCCGGCATGAACCCCAAGGCGGTGATCGAGGGCCCGCCGCGCCGCGACTGCCCGATCCTGCTGCGCCAGACCAGCTTCAAGGCGCTGGAGGAGCCGATCCGCTTCGCCGGCGATCGCCAGGGCACCCACACCGCGCGCTTCGGCGAGATCGAGCAGCGCGGCGTGGCGCTGACCGCCGAGGGCCGGGCGCTCTACGACCGCCTGCTCGCCGCCTCCAAGGAAGGCACCGCCGGGCTCGCCCACGAGGCGCACCAGCAAGCCCTGGCCGAGGCCTTCGCCGACTTCCCGGACGACGAGGCCGAGCTGCGCCGCCGCGGCCTGGCGTTCTTCGAATATCGGCTCACCGACGCCGGGCGCGCCTCTGGCCCGGTCGACGCCTCGGATCCCGAGGCGCTGATCGCTCGCGGCCTGGTGGTCGCCCGGCCGATCACCTACGAGGACTTCCTGCCGGTCAGCGCGGCGGGCATCTTCCAGTCGAACCTGGGCGACGGCGGCGGCGAGGCCTACGCCGGCCACGCCAACCGCGCGGCCTTCGAGGCCGACCTGGGGGCGGCGGTGACCGACGAGCTCAGCCTCTACGCCGAGCGGGAACGCGCCTCGCTGGCCGCGGTACGCGAGGCGCTGGCCGGCTAG
- a CDS encoding sulfite exporter TauE/SafE family protein translates to MPLLSVLDTLSLSPLSGGLDLTLILLSVLTSAFTAAFGAGGGVLMIMALAQVMPAAALIPVHGMVQLGSNVGRAGMTWRHLDRATLLAFLPGVALGALAAAWLLIRLPAGMLELCIAAFVLFTLWGPGLPGRALGRLGTLIVGAATTLLSSLVGASGPVVAAFIKQRQEGRLAKVATFSACMVAQHLTKAFVFGAAGFVFHDWLGLILAMVAAGFVGTWLGLNLLKRLSDRRFDDLFRLVLTLLSLRLAWLGAARLWGG, encoded by the coding sequence ATGCCGCTGCTGTCTGTTCTCGATACGCTGTCGCTGTCGCCGCTGTCCGGCGGCCTCGACCTCACGCTGATCCTGCTGTCGGTGCTGACCTCGGCCTTCACCGCGGCCTTCGGTGCCGGCGGCGGGGTGCTGATGATCATGGCCCTGGCCCAGGTGATGCCGGCGGCCGCGCTGATTCCGGTGCACGGCATGGTGCAGCTGGGGTCCAACGTCGGCCGCGCGGGCATGACCTGGCGCCATCTCGACCGCGCCACCCTGCTGGCCTTCCTGCCCGGGGTGGCGCTCGGTGCCCTGGCGGCCGCCTGGCTGCTGATTCGCCTGCCCGCCGGGATGCTGGAGCTGTGCATCGCCGCCTTCGTGCTCTTCACCCTGTGGGGCCCGGGGCTGCCCGGGCGCGCCCTGGGCCGGCTCGGCACCCTGATCGTCGGCGCGGCCACCACCCTGCTCTCGAGCCTGGTGGGGGCCAGCGGCCCGGTGGTGGCGGCCTTCATCAAGCAGCGCCAGGAAGGCCGCCTGGCCAAGGTGGCGACCTTCTCCGCCTGCATGGTGGCCCAGCATCTCACCAAGGCCTTCGTGTTCGGCGCCGCCGGCTTCGTGTTCCATGACTGGCTGGGACTGATCCTGGCCATGGTTGCGGCGGGTTTCGTCGGCACCTGGCTGGGCCTGAACCTGCTGAAGCGGCTTTCCGATCGCCGCTTCGACGACCTGTTCCGGCTGGTGCTGACGCTGCTCTCGCTGCGCCTGGCCTGGCTCGGCGCCGCGCGTCTCTGGGGCGGCTGA
- a CDS encoding HD domain-containing phosphohydrolase has translation MRRSLSLRALTAVSIVGLMLIVAGVLLWHGVRGADKLMVRAVEDTGRQLAVTTEERARRLIDPARVVVTLLAQDDLASRQRLVDRLRHLPLLAASLEAHSAASAVYVGYEDGDFLLLRPAGRVPQERLPEVPDADQAAYLVQAVDRDASGNAQAEWRLYDRDLNLLGRRLQPGDAFDPRERPWYRRAMAASGAWLTEPYAFFTTREIGITLARRSRHGRAVVGLDASLADLGSEMDALGITPGTRLAVVSRDGRLLAHPDVEALLAEHGGSPRLATLDELDDPVLRRLGRLTRGEGASLGAAAPGEAASDDDAFGASARFRVDGEDWFGMRLPFRIPGVEPATLLMVVPERGLLAGTRELLWQRSLVAVLLALALLPLGVWVGHRLSRPLNALAEQVRALGDFDFSACRGVRSPVREVQQLSGALTGMAEGIAGFQRMTRTLSREPRLDTLLATVLEDLLNITDSRHGAIYLEDESDPTRFACEAEQGQGDPDDPLPACLTLKAPDETGMAALERRAAASGYLVQPLCNRSGHRMGLLILALRASGSGGDRSWRRFVEELSGAAAVAIETRRLLEGEKRLLDAIVELIAGATDAKSAHTGGHCSRVPQLAEMLLEGAHRSTSGPFADETLDDDRRTAFHLAAWLHDCGKLTTPDEVMEKATKLEARYNRIHEIRTRFEVLWRDADVAYWRGLAEGGDEPALAEARRRRQDELQEAFRLVAELNRGGEAVDETRLARLEAIADWRWWRHFDDRLGVSEDESARLAREPEAPPPAEERLLADRPRDRLDWAVAPPPVAEGDPRNRWGFAMQPPEVAGDQGELYNLRVARGTLNDVERFRIQEHIVQTIMMLESLPWPAHLRRVPTIAGNHHERMDGRGYPRRLVLAEASLEERIMAVADVFEALTAADRPYKPGLTLSRSLSILAGMARDGHLDPDIFVLLLDSGVWRDYAERFLAPAQIDEVDIDALKNEAGCPTMKSGNGASGRVSPCTGQAPGS, from the coding sequence ATGCGCCGTTCCCTCTCCCTTCGCGCGCTGACCGCCGTGTCCATCGTCGGCCTGATGCTGATCGTGGCCGGGGTGCTGCTGTGGCATGGCGTCCGCGGTGCCGACAAGCTGATGGTCCGCGCCGTGGAAGACACCGGCCGCCAGCTGGCCGTGACCACCGAGGAGCGGGCGCGGCGGCTGATCGATCCGGCCCGGGTGGTGGTGACGCTGCTGGCCCAGGACGACCTGGCGTCGCGCCAGCGGCTCGTCGATCGCCTGCGGCACCTGCCGCTGCTGGCCGCCTCGCTGGAGGCGCACTCGGCGGCCAGCGCCGTCTACGTGGGCTATGAGGACGGCGACTTCCTGCTGCTGCGTCCGGCCGGGCGGGTGCCGCAAGAGCGGCTGCCCGAGGTGCCCGACGCCGACCAGGCGGCCTATCTGGTGCAGGCGGTCGACCGCGATGCCAGTGGCAACGCCCAGGCCGAGTGGCGGCTCTACGACCGCGACCTGAACCTGCTGGGCCGGCGGCTCCAGCCGGGCGACGCCTTCGATCCCCGGGAGCGCCCCTGGTATCGGCGGGCGATGGCGGCCAGCGGCGCCTGGCTCACCGAGCCCTATGCCTTCTTCACCACCCGCGAGATCGGCATCACCCTGGCCCGGCGCAGCCGCCACGGGCGCGCGGTGGTGGGGCTGGACGCCTCGCTGGCCGATCTCGGCAGCGAGATGGACGCGCTGGGCATCACGCCCGGCACCCGGCTGGCGGTGGTGTCCCGCGACGGCCGGCTGCTGGCGCATCCCGACGTGGAGGCGCTGCTCGCCGAGCATGGCGGCTCGCCGCGGCTGGCGACGCTGGATGAACTGGACGACCCGGTGCTGCGGCGGCTCGGCCGCCTGACCCGGGGCGAGGGTGCCTCGCTGGGGGCCGCGGCCCCGGGCGAGGCGGCCTCCGACGACGACGCCTTCGGCGCCTCGGCCCGCTTCCGGGTCGACGGCGAGGACTGGTTCGGCATGCGGCTGCCGTTCCGCATTCCCGGCGTGGAGCCGGCCACGCTGCTGATGGTGGTGCCGGAGCGCGGGCTGCTCGCCGGCACCCGTGAGCTGCTGTGGCAGCGCTCGCTGGTGGCCGTGCTGCTGGCCCTGGCGCTGCTGCCGCTAGGCGTGTGGGTCGGCCATCGGCTCAGCCGCCCGCTGAACGCCCTGGCCGAGCAGGTCCGGGCGCTGGGCGATTTCGACTTCTCCGCCTGCCGCGGGGTGCGCTCGCCGGTGCGCGAGGTGCAGCAGCTGAGCGGCGCCCTGACGGGCATGGCCGAGGGCATCGCGGGCTTCCAGCGCATGACCCGCACGCTGAGCCGCGAGCCGCGGCTGGACACGCTGCTCGCCACCGTCCTCGAGGACCTGCTGAACATCACCGACAGCCGCCACGGCGCCATCTACCTCGAGGACGAGAGCGATCCCACCCGCTTCGCCTGTGAGGCCGAGCAGGGCCAGGGCGATCCCGACGATCCGCTGCCGGCGTGCCTGACCCTGAAGGCCCCCGACGAGACCGGCATGGCGGCGCTGGAGCGCCGGGCCGCGGCCAGCGGCTATCTGGTGCAGCCGCTGTGCAATCGCAGTGGCCATCGCATGGGGCTGCTGATACTGGCGCTGCGCGCGTCGGGATCGGGCGGCGATCGTTCCTGGCGGCGCTTCGTCGAGGAGCTCTCCGGGGCGGCGGCGGTGGCCATCGAGACCCGCCGCCTGCTGGAGGGCGAGAAGCGCCTGCTGGACGCCATCGTCGAGCTGATCGCCGGAGCCACCGACGCCAAGTCGGCGCATACCGGCGGCCACTGTTCGAGGGTGCCGCAGCTGGCCGAGATGCTGCTGGAGGGCGCCCACCGCTCGACCAGCGGCCCCTTCGCCGACGAGACGCTGGATGACGACCGTCGCACCGCCTTCCACCTGGCGGCCTGGCTGCACGACTGCGGCAAGCTGACCACGCCCGACGAGGTCATGGAGAAGGCCACCAAGCTGGAGGCCCGCTACAACCGCATCCACGAGATCCGCACCCGCTTCGAGGTGCTGTGGCGCGACGCCGACGTCGCCTACTGGCGCGGGCTCGCCGAGGGCGGCGACGAACCCGCGCTGGCCGAGGCGCGACGGCGCCGGCAGGACGAGCTGCAGGAGGCCTTCCGGCTGGTGGCCGAGCTCAACCGCGGCGGCGAGGCGGTCGACGAGACTCGCCTGGCGCGGCTCGAGGCGATCGCCGACTGGCGCTGGTGGCGCCACTTCGACGACCGCCTCGGCGTGTCCGAGGATGAGTCCGCACGACTGGCGCGCGAGCCCGAAGCCCCGCCGCCCGCCGAGGAGCGGCTGCTGGCCGATCGCCCCCGGGACCGCCTCGACTGGGCCGTCGCGCCCCCGCCGGTGGCCGAGGGCGACCCGCGCAACCGCTGGGGCTTCGCCATGCAGCCGCCCGAGGTGGCCGGCGACCAGGGCGAGCTCTACAACCTGCGGGTGGCCCGCGGCACGCTCAACGACGTCGAGCGCTTCCGCATCCAGGAGCACATCGTCCAGACCATCATGATGCTCGAGTCGCTGCCCTGGCCGGCACACCTGCGGCGGGTGCCGACCATCGCCGGCAACCATCACGAGCGCATGGACGGCCGGGGCTATCCGCGCCGGCTGGTGCTGGCCGAGGCCAGTCTGGAGGAGCGCATCATGGCGGTGGCCGACGTCTTCGAGGCGCTGACCGCCGCCGACCGGCCCTACAAGCCGGGTCTGACGCTGTCGCGCTCGCTGTCGATCCTGGCCGGCATGGCCCGCGACGGCCATCTGGATCCCGACATCTTCGTCCTGCTGCTCGACAGCGGGGTGTGGCGCGACTACGCCGAGCGCTTCCTGGCGCCGGCGCAGATCGACGAGGTGGACATCGACGCGCTCAAGAACGAGGCTGGATGTCCGACAATGAAAAGTGGAAATGGCGCCTCGGGCCGCGTTTCGCCCTGTACAGGGCAGGCCCCTGGGTCATAA
- a CDS encoding serine hydrolase: MLPTPISGWRVSLLAALVMASVLLAPLAQAENPRYAGIVIDADSHEILYAENADAPRYPASLTKMMTLYMLFEAIEGRSMSLGQPLPVSRAAAAMPATKLYLKPGDSIPVETAIESLVVRSANDVAVVVAEALGGSERHFARMMTERARELGMRHTTFRNASGLPDDAQVTTARDMAVLARRLMLDFPQYYHYFSLQDFTWRGNTYRGHNRLLANYPGADGLKTGFIRASGFNVATSAVHGGRRMLSVVMGGFTAASRDEHMADLLNRGFARAALADGHGWLARTEIADERLMPLPGRTLPPAGQMLASRDSAAPAPAATVSARAPEPASTPAASEPSRAAAPGPVVQEVAAPSPDEAIVASAPSADAAVGGAAEADPLTALIDRDERTGGWGVQVGAFSDADHARRLADRAAARLAAELDDARVDVPWVAQAGVYRARLVDLGERQARSACQRLQSQGMDCMVVQASL, from the coding sequence ATGCTGCCGACTCCGATTTCCGGCTGGCGAGTGAGTCTGCTCGCCGCCCTCGTCATGGCCAGCGTGCTGCTGGCACCGCTCGCCCAGGCCGAGAATCCCCGCTATGCGGGCATCGTCATCGACGCCGACTCCCACGAGATCCTCTACGCCGAGAACGCCGATGCGCCGCGCTATCCGGCCTCGTTGACCAAGATGATGACCCTCTACATGCTGTTCGAGGCCATCGAAGGGCGCAGCATGAGCCTGGGGCAGCCGCTGCCGGTGTCGCGGGCGGCGGCGGCCATGCCGGCCACCAAGCTCTATCTCAAGCCGGGCGACAGCATCCCGGTGGAGACCGCCATCGAGTCGCTGGTGGTGCGCTCGGCCAACGACGTGGCGGTGGTCGTCGCCGAGGCGCTGGGCGGCAGCGAGCGCCACTTCGCGCGGATGATGACCGAGCGCGCCCGCGAGCTCGGCATGCGCCACACCACCTTCCGCAACGCCTCCGGCCTGCCGGACGACGCCCAGGTCACCACCGCCCGCGACATGGCGGTGCTGGCCCGTCGGCTGATGCTCGATTTCCCGCAGTACTACCACTATTTCTCGCTGCAGGACTTCACCTGGCGCGGCAACACCTACCGCGGCCACAATCGCCTGCTGGCCAACTACCCGGGCGCCGACGGCCTCAAGACCGGCTTCATCCGCGCCTCCGGCTTCAACGTCGCCACTTCGGCGGTGCACGGCGGCCGGCGCATGCTCTCGGTGGTGATGGGCGGCTTCACCGCCGCCTCCCGCGACGAGCACATGGCCGACCTGCTGAACCGCGGCTTCGCCCGCGCCGCCCTGGCCGACGGCCACGGCTGGCTGGCCCGCACCGAGATCGCCGACGAGCGCCTGATGCCGCTGCCGGGCCGCACGCTGCCGCCGGCCGGTCAGATGCTGGCGAGCCGCGACAGCGCCGCGCCGGCACCGGCCGCGACGGTATCCGCCCGGGCGCCCGAGCCGGCCTCGACGCCGGCGGCCAGCGAGCCGAGCCGCGCCGCCGCGCCGGGGCCGGTGGTACAGGAGGTCGCCGCCCCCTCGCCGGACGAGGCGATCGTGGCCTCGGCGCCGAGCGCCGACGCGGCCGTCGGCGGTGCGGCGGAGGCGGATCCGCTGACCGCGCTGATCGACCGCGACGAGCGGACCGGCGGCTGGGGCGTGCAGGTCGGCGCCTTCAGCGACGCCGATCACGCTCGTCGCCTGGCCGACCGCGCCGCGGCCCGACTGGCCGCGGAGCTGGATGACGCCCGGGTCGACGTGCCCTGGGTGGCGCAAGCCGGCGTCTACCGGGCGCGGTTGGTCGATCTGGGCGAGCGCCAGGCCCGCAGCGCCTGCCAGCGTCTCCAGTCCCAGGGCATGGACTGCATGGTGGTCCAGGCCTCGCTCTGA